The window GATTCGTTAAGAGAGATTGTAGATAAAGCAAAAGATAAATTAGGAAGTTGTGTTATTGCATTAGGATCAGATAACGAGAAAGCCATATTTGCTATTGGAGTTACAAAAGATTTAATTGGAAAAGTTAAAGCTGGAGATTTAGTAAGAGAAGCTGCTAAGATAGCTGAAGGAAATGGTGGAGGAAGACCTGATTTTGCACAAGCTGGAGGAAAGAATGGAGCAAAAGTTAAGGAAGCACTTTCTGCTGTAAAGGAGATTTTAGCAAAATCATTATAATTGGAGGAAGATAATTATGTATAAAAGATATCTTTCTTTAGATGTAGGAGATGTAAGAATAGGGGTGGCAAAATCGGATTTAATGGGAATGGTTGCCACTCCCTTAGAGGTAATTGATAGAAGAAAGACTAAAGCTGTAAAAAGAATTGCTGAGCTGTGTAGACAAGAAAATACTAAATCGATAGTTATAGGAATACCTAAAAGTTTAGATGGAACAGAAAAGCGTCAAGCAGAAAAAGTGAGAGAATTTATAGAAAAACTAAATAAGTCTATTGAAGGTTTAGAATTTTTTGAAATAGACGAAAGACTTTCCACTGTTTCAGCAGATAGAATGTTGAACGAAACAAATTTAAGGGGAGCCAAAGAGAAAAGAAAGGTTGTGGATAAAGTAGCAGCAGCTATAATATTACAAACTTTTTTAGACATGAAAAAATAACTAAGTGGAGGCTAGCATGAATCTTAAGGGGATGACCAAATTATTTTTTGTATTAGTTATACTAGTGTGTTCTTGGTGGTTAGCAGTAATGAAACCAACAAAACTAGGATTAGATTTAAAAGGGGGAGTTTACGTTGTTTTACAAGCTCAACCAGAAGCTGGAACTGAGTTAGATGACGATGCAATGAATAGATTAATAGAAGTTTTAGATAGAAGAATAAATGGTCTTGGGGTAGCGGAATCAGTTGTACAAAGAGCAGGTATGGATAGAGTTATTATAGAATTACCTGGAATAACAAACTCTGATGATGCAGTGAAAATGATAGGAAAAACAGCTTTACTAGAGTTTAGAATAATGAATGATGATGGATCTTTAGGTGATACACTACTAACTGGAGGAGCATTAAAAAAGGCAGAAGTTTCATACGACAACTTAGGAAGACCTCAAATTCAATTTGAAATGAATATAGAAGGAGCTAAGGAGTTTGCTAAGATAACAAGAGAGAACATTGGAAAAAGATTAGCAATTACTTTAGATGGAGAAGTTCAAACTGCACCATCAATTAATAGTGAAATCCCAAGTGGAAATGGAGTTATAACAGGAAATTATACACCAGATGAAGCTAAAAAAACAGCAACACTATTAAATGCAGGAGCAT of the Cetobacterium sp. NK01 genome contains:
- the ruvX gene encoding Holliday junction resolvase RuvX, encoding MYKRYLSLDVGDVRIGVAKSDLMGMVATPLEVIDRRKTKAVKRIAELCRQENTKSIVIGIPKSLDGTEKRQAEKVREFIEKLNKSIEGLEFFEIDERLSTVSADRMLNETNLRGAKEKRKVVDKVAAAIILQTFLDMKK
- the secD gene encoding protein translocase subunit SecD; amino-acid sequence: MNLKGMTKLFFVLVILVCSWWLAVMKPTKLGLDLKGGVYVVLQAQPEAGTELDDDAMNRLIEVLDRRINGLGVAESVVQRAGMDRVIIELPGITNSDDAVKMIGKTALLEFRIMNDDGSLGDTLLTGGALKKAEVSYDNLGRPQIQFEMNIEGAKEFAKITRENIGKRLAITLDGEVQTAPSINSEIPSGNGVITGNYTPDEAKKTATLLNAGALPVKAEIIETRIVGASLGDESIAQSKTAAMVAVGLIATFMLIMYRLPGFVADLALVSFGLVMFAMLNFIDATLTLPGIAGMILSAGMAVDANVIIFERIKDELKLGNTINGAIKLGFSKGIASIIDSNVTTLLTALVLFMFGTGTVKGFAVTLTIGTVASMLTAIFITKVLLTTTVDLFKIKRTEFFGVKRG